A stretch of Desulfitobacterium dichloroeliminans LMG P-21439 DNA encodes these proteins:
- a CDS encoding ABC transporter permease — MLLESIKMSYENIIRNKLRSFLTMLGIVIGVASIIALITIVQGATNSISNQVTELGANKVTVNVMGTPLKQGLNDEDLKSISQVGNISGVSPTISGRTGIISNGKVLENVTIQGKNEVYFKTDASLLQSGRPINVLDLESKNQVAVLGSDIVEKLYYGVNPLGQELVVNGTTYTVIGTLEASSGFSLGSNNDSVVIPYTTALRSLGVKSISSLDVFLKDTTLADDTVTEIKGVLNPAFNYKENAYTIFNMGDMIESFQTMMAMMSMLLAGIAAISLVVGGIGIMNMMLVSITERTMEIGLRKALGATPNRIQLQFVIESIFLSIVGGMIGLILGALIAYVASIFIGTEFSISISTILLAVGFSGLVGIVFGYAPARKASQLNPIDALRSL; from the coding sequence ATGCTGCTGGAAAGTATCAAGATGTCTTATGAAAACATTATTAGAAATAAACTGCGTTCTTTTTTGACTATGCTAGGAATTGTCATCGGAGTTGCTTCGATCATTGCGTTGATTACTATTGTACAGGGAGCAACTAACAGTATCAGCAATCAGGTCACGGAGCTGGGTGCAAACAAAGTCACCGTCAACGTCATGGGTACTCCGCTAAAACAGGGACTAAATGATGAAGATTTAAAGAGCATTTCCCAAGTCGGAAATATTAGCGGGGTATCACCAACGATCTCAGGAAGGACTGGAATTATCTCTAACGGAAAGGTCCTGGAGAATGTAACCATTCAGGGTAAAAACGAGGTTTATTTTAAAACGGATGCAAGCCTGCTGCAAAGTGGCAGGCCCATTAATGTTTTGGATTTAGAGAGTAAAAATCAAGTTGCGGTTCTCGGTAGTGATATTGTCGAGAAACTTTATTATGGGGTTAATCCTCTGGGTCAAGAGCTGGTTGTGAACGGGACGACCTATACGGTGATTGGCACCTTAGAGGCTTCCAGTGGATTTAGCTTGGGGTCCAATAATGACTCCGTGGTCATCCCCTATACCACGGCTTTGCGCAGTTTAGGGGTCAAGAGTATTTCTAGTTTAGATGTTTTCCTGAAAGATACCACCCTCGCTGATGATACCGTCACGGAAATCAAGGGGGTACTTAATCCAGCCTTTAACTATAAGGAGAATGCTTACACCATCTTTAATATGGGAGATATGATTGAATCCTTCCAAACGATGATGGCCATGATGTCCATGCTCTTGGCCGGAATCGCTGCGATATCCTTGGTGGTGGGGGGCATCGGTATTATGAATATGATGCTGGTATCTATCACGGAACGAACGATGGAAATCGGCTTGCGCAAGGCTTTAGGAGCCACACCCAACCGAATTCAGCTTCAGTTTGTGATCGAATCCATATTCCTTTCCATTGTGGGTGGCATGATTGGCTTAATACTGGGGGCCCTCATTGCCTATGTTGCATCTATTTTTATTGGTACAGAATTCTCCATTTCAATTTCCACCATTCTACTGGCGGTAGGCTTTTCTGGATTAGTGGGCATTGTCTTTGGTTATGCCCCAGCGAGGAAAGCAAGTCAGCTGAATCCGATCGATGCCCTGCGTAGCTTATAA